Proteins from one Gimesia maris genomic window:
- a CDS encoding AAA family ATPase, whose amino-acid sequence MNRELSNRVQDLITTLSQGLIEREQHIKLMLLAALAGEHVLLIGPPGTAKSLLARRLRLAFRDAKFFERLLTQFSVPEDLFGPYSLEDLDSGRYRRLTEGYLADADVGFLDEIFKSNPSILNALLAILNERVFHNVPPLNENGNSVGDAPQPLPVPLKCLIGASNEVPAPGELDALYDRFLIRCEVGPVENFHALLKSASNKEPQVKNGLPFTAEELQQIQDSSEKVIVPEQVDELLVLLRQRMGELQLDVSDRRWLKIRCLLQVAAHTSGREQVSPLDVLLVPHCVWSPRQDHMATTDTTDDEEDRKTSVGISLDIRNALTTWIQERLWNSYATGDIRLFEISVEAWQMKVEQVLDGTFNDRQTNELLTHASECLSRIENYYKKLQCESSNLENCTTQWLEHDIMQAAAKSLAFALDSCSELVHRISEVVKALEPILKSIDTQCELESLETVHTVDLSLPGEWSSQDGQNGEWQTISSSEDGEIPMSQNLRYRFRFKPPATEVNLVRLMRDYGRSQYLVDLSLGGTYSPKSSVSDLSALRVCNSIERLDVSKSQVQDLSTISKLKSLRYLNCDYTPVDNLVAVSELPQLAELSLTETRVTDISPLAQIRTLSILSLEGVSTLSDISPFHKMTWLREINLSRVPVQGWLPLSHLTQLESLRLNKVDLPSLQPLRNMRELKRLYVSEAKELDCIDGIDGLQHLRELILSHTKVKDLSPLSQLCSMKSIVLTDTLVDNLAPLQGLLLLEQLDLAGTPAQNISPLVHLTSLRKLNLNNMPNIANEDVDSLQAALPNCEVER is encoded by the coding sequence TTGAATCGTGAACTTAGTAATCGTGTCCAGGACCTGATCACAACCCTTTCTCAAGGTCTTATTGAGCGAGAGCAACACATCAAGCTAATGCTTTTAGCGGCATTGGCGGGGGAACATGTGTTGCTGATCGGTCCACCGGGGACGGCAAAGAGTTTGCTTGCGCGGCGGTTGCGGCTGGCATTTCGCGACGCGAAGTTCTTTGAACGTCTCCTCACCCAGTTCTCGGTCCCCGAAGACCTGTTCGGACCGTATTCACTGGAGGACCTTGACAGCGGTCGTTATCGACGTCTGACAGAAGGCTATCTGGCAGATGCAGATGTTGGATTCCTGGACGAAATTTTCAAGAGCAATCCGAGCATCCTGAATGCCTTACTCGCGATCCTCAACGAGCGGGTGTTTCACAATGTTCCGCCGCTGAATGAGAATGGCAACAGTGTCGGCGATGCTCCACAACCGTTGCCTGTTCCACTGAAATGCCTGATCGGTGCCAGCAATGAAGTCCCGGCTCCAGGGGAACTGGATGCCCTGTACGATCGGTTTTTAATTCGCTGTGAAGTGGGGCCGGTCGAAAACTTCCACGCGCTCCTTAAGTCTGCCAGCAATAAAGAACCGCAAGTTAAAAACGGCTTGCCTTTTACAGCGGAAGAATTACAGCAGATTCAAGATTCTTCTGAAAAAGTCATTGTCCCAGAACAAGTTGATGAATTACTCGTTCTGTTACGACAACGAATGGGCGAACTGCAATTGGATGTCTCCGATCGTCGCTGGTTGAAGATCCGCTGCTTGCTCCAAGTCGCCGCTCACACCAGCGGTCGCGAGCAGGTATCACCGCTGGATGTCCTGCTCGTGCCACATTGTGTCTGGTCTCCACGCCAAGATCACATGGCAACTACTGACACTACAGACGACGAAGAAGACCGAAAAACCTCCGTAGGAATTTCTCTCGATATTAGGAACGCCCTGACTACGTGGATTCAGGAACGACTTTGGAATTCTTATGCAACCGGGGATATACGCCTCTTTGAAATTAGTGTTGAAGCTTGGCAAATGAAAGTAGAGCAGGTCCTGGATGGCACGTTTAATGACCGACAAACAAACGAACTGCTGACTCATGCCAGCGAGTGCCTTTCTCGAATAGAAAATTACTATAAGAAACTGCAGTGTGAAAGTTCCAATTTGGAAAATTGTACAACTCAATGGTTGGAACATGATATAATGCAAGCCGCCGCAAAGAGCTTGGCTTTCGCCTTGGACTCGTGTTCTGAATTGGTACATCGCATCAGCGAAGTGGTAAAAGCCTTGGAACCAATTCTCAAATCCATAGATACCCAATGCGAATTGGAGTCACTAGAAACCGTGCACACTGTTGATCTCTCACTTCCTGGAGAATGGTCGAGCCAAGATGGACAAAATGGTGAATGGCAGACTATTTCCTCATCAGAGGACGGGGAGATCCCTATGTCTCAGAATCTTCGATACAGATTCAGATTCAAGCCACCTGCAACTGAAGTAAATCTAGTGCGGTTGATGCGCGACTACGGTCGGTCGCAGTACTTAGTCGACCTGTCACTTGGTGGTACATATTCGCCGAAATCCAGCGTTTCTGATTTATCAGCACTTCGTGTTTGCAATTCAATTGAAAGATTAGACGTTTCCAAGAGCCAGGTACAAGACTTGAGCACGATTAGCAAACTCAAGTCACTTAGGTATCTGAATTGCGATTACACGCCAGTTGACAACTTGGTCGCAGTCTCGGAGTTGCCTCAACTTGCAGAACTTTCGTTGACCGAAACGCGTGTCACGGACATCTCGCCACTCGCTCAAATTCGAACGTTAAGTATTCTCTCGTTGGAAGGGGTATCGACTCTCTCAGACATTAGCCCATTTCACAAGATGACATGGCTCCGAGAAATAAATCTGTCAAGAGTACCTGTTCAAGGCTGGTTGCCGCTCAGCCATCTGACGCAGTTAGAATCACTTCGATTAAATAAAGTTGATCTCCCGTCATTGCAACCACTTCGCAACATGCGAGAATTGAAAAGACTATACGTGTCTGAAGCTAAGGAACTTGATTGCATAGACGGTATCGACGGACTTCAGCATCTTCGAGAACTCATCCTTTCACATACAAAAGTCAAAGACCTTTCGCCTTTGTCCCAACTATGTTCAATGAAATCAATAGTACTGACGGATACGTTGGTCGATAATCTTGCTCCATTGCAGGGATTGTTATTGTTGGAACAGTTGGATCTTGCGGGAACGCCAGCTCAGAATATTTCACCACTTGTGCACCTGACAAGTCTTCGTAAGCTCAACCTCAATAATATGCCGAATATCGCAAATGAGGACGTTGACTCACTGCAGGCTGCATTACCTAATTGTGAGGTTGAACGGTGA
- a CDS encoding VWA domain-containing protein — MDILNLSEKCTSKRNELIDSYHVQFWEEFWQSFVEQNNAVEYVPTTRLELIVWLHLFRAINVFVIENLCESVKDESVNISLSPIKEIWEERVSIWRQLKDMFGPLDRLLSPGWDLSAGIFKYRGWGDLKKYRDLIDRIPQIRQMIEELGRLQASEEMDDDPTYADAFNSLRRTTEEQREVEHPLARHQAQGIERSADFMRMIPSEAMLRRRPGLKRLWHAKLAERGLLTYRVRGTYVDRVSTEVEEQQPQSKKRIRGPIIVCVDTSGSMSGRPEAVAKALTLEACRIAHAEQRPCLLFSFSGSGQYVEHELSLSPDGLQSLLEFLTMNFDGGTDISTPFEKALARLRTAEWERADILLVSDGAFSKSQVDALKPALDDAKKRLGLRVSGLLVGNYSSGPMNSLCQPLISVNGW; from the coding sequence TTGGACATTCTCAACCTTTCGGAGAAGTGCACAAGCAAAAGAAACGAACTCATAGATTCGTATCATGTTCAGTTCTGGGAAGAGTTTTGGCAGTCGTTTGTAGAGCAAAATAATGCCGTCGAGTATGTTCCAACTACTAGATTGGAATTGATAGTATGGCTACATTTATTTCGAGCGATAAATGTCTTCGTGATCGAGAATTTATGTGAATCAGTCAAGGATGAATCAGTTAACATCTCTCTATCACCAATTAAAGAGATTTGGGAAGAAAGGGTTTCTATATGGCGACAGCTAAAAGATATGTTTGGTCCGCTGGATCGGCTGCTCAGCCCAGGGTGGGACCTCTCAGCAGGGATCTTCAAGTATCGTGGCTGGGGAGATCTTAAAAAATACCGGGATTTGATCGACCGGATTCCACAAATTCGCCAAATGATCGAAGAACTGGGCAGATTGCAGGCCAGCGAAGAAATGGACGACGATCCCACGTACGCCGATGCGTTCAATTCACTCAGACGAACTACTGAAGAACAACGAGAAGTCGAACATCCGCTGGCCCGGCATCAGGCACAGGGAATCGAGCGATCAGCCGACTTCATGCGAATGATTCCCAGCGAAGCGATGCTCCGCCGTCGCCCGGGTTTGAAACGGCTCTGGCATGCCAAGTTGGCCGAGCGGGGGCTACTGACCTACCGCGTGCGCGGAACCTATGTCGACCGTGTTTCTACTGAAGTCGAAGAACAGCAGCCGCAGTCGAAAAAACGGATTCGCGGACCGATCATCGTTTGTGTTGATACTTCTGGTTCGATGAGTGGTCGGCCCGAAGCTGTTGCCAAAGCGTTGACTTTAGAAGCTTGTCGAATTGCTCATGCAGAACAGCGGCCTTGTCTACTGTTTTCCTTCAGCGGTTCCGGTCAGTATGTGGAGCACGAGTTATCTTTATCACCCGATGGCCTGCAATCGCTGCTTGAATTTCTGACAATGAATTTCGATGGGGGAACTGATATTTCCACCCCTTTCGAGAAGGCACTTGCTCGATTGCGAACAGCCGAATGGGAACGTGCTGACATATTGCTGGTCAGCGATGGCGCTTTTTCAAAGTCTCAAGTGGATGCTCTCAAGCCGGCACTGGATGATGCGAAAAAAAGACTGGGGCTACGTGTTTCTGGCCTGCTCGTCGGAAACTATTCTTCAGGACCAATGAATTCGCTTTGTCAACCATTGATTTCTGTTAATGGTTGGTAA
- a CDS encoding GTPase family protein: protein MPHKKMTLKEMAAVKHAILQETRRKPPTFAMTGVSGAGKSSVINRLFKTSLPVSHVRACTKEFISTDIGLQMNGGVASGTQVNLRVIDCPGNGEDITLESKYLDHYRQHLPEADVILHVSAARNRAVALEQQHLMALKEHSNRMVFGLSQIDLVVPGNWNDRLNQPGKEQLAHIAEICEDRSARFSAVLDREVSFIPFSAQHGYGLQSLFTALIMACPKERAFLFDGLKGFSFQDFIPAAALKQLGSEILQSNPQ from the coding sequence ATGCCACATAAAAAAATGACTCTGAAGGAGATGGCTGCTGTGAAGCATGCCATCCTGCAAGAAACTCGACGCAAGCCCCCGACATTCGCGATGACTGGGGTATCCGGTGCTGGTAAAAGCTCGGTTATCAATCGGCTCTTCAAAACGTCGCTACCGGTGAGTCATGTTCGCGCCTGCACGAAGGAATTCATTTCAACTGACATCGGACTGCAAATGAACGGTGGTGTTGCATCCGGTACGCAGGTAAACCTTCGAGTAATCGATTGCCCGGGTAATGGTGAGGACATTACCCTGGAATCAAAGTACCTGGATCATTATCGTCAGCATCTGCCAGAAGCGGATGTCATTCTACATGTGTCAGCCGCTCGAAATCGAGCGGTGGCCCTCGAACAACAGCACCTGATGGCCTTGAAAGAACACTCCAATCGTATGGTTTTTGGTTTATCTCAAATCGATCTTGTAGTGCCAGGTAATTGGAATGATCGATTGAATCAGCCTGGTAAAGAACAGTTGGCTCACATAGCGGAAATCTGCGAAGACCGAAGCGCCCGATTCTCAGCGGTTCTTGACCGTGAGGTCAGTTTTATTCCATTTTCAGCTCAGCATGGTTACGGACTACAATCCCTCTTTACCGCACTGATTATGGCGTGTCCGAAAGAACGTGCCTTCCTCTTCGATGGCCTGAAAGGTTTTTCTTTTCAGGATTTTATTCCGGCTGCTGCGTTGAAGCAACTTGGTAGCGAAATTCTTCAATCAAACCCTCAATAA